TCTGAACCTCGCCCACGGCGGCCACCTCACGCACGGCATGCGCATCAACTTCTCCGGCAAGCTCTACAACGTCGTCCCGTACGGCGTGCGCGAGGACACCCACACCGTGGACATGGCCGAGGTCGAGCGTCTGGCTCAGGAGCACCGGCCCGCCCTGATCGTGGCCGGCTGGTCCGCTTACGCGCGCCAGCTGGACTTCGCCGAGTTCCGCCGGATCGCCGACTCCGTGGGGGCCTACCTCATGGTGGACATGGCGCATTTCGCCGGCCTCGTCGCGGCAGGGCTGCACCCCTCGCCCGTGCCGCATGCCCACGTCACGACCTCCACGACCCACAAGACGCTGGCAGGCCCGCGTGGCGGCATCATCCTGTCCAATGACGCGGACATCGCCAAGAAGATCAACTCAGCAGTGTTCCCCGGTCAGCAGGGCGGCCCCCTGGAGCACGTGATCGCGGGCAAGGCCGTGGCCTTCAAGATCGCGGCGTCCGAGGAGTTCCGTGAGCGCCAGGAGCGCGTCCTGGCGGGTGCCCGGATCCTGGCCGAGCGTCTCACCCGGCCCGACGTGGCCGGCAAGGGCATCTCCGTGGTCTCCGGCGGCACCGATGTCCACCTCGTGCTCGTGGATCTGCGCGACTGCGATCTGAACGGCCAGCAGGCCGAGGACCGCCTGGCCGCCATCGACATCACGGTCAACCGCAACGCCGTCCCGTTCGACCCCCGTCCGCCGATGGTCACCTCGGGCCTGCGGATCGGCACCCCGGCCCTGGCCACGCGCGGATTCGGCGAGGCCGCCTTCCGTGAGGTCGCGGACGTCATCGCGGAGGCCCTCATCGCCGACGACGACGCCGACCTCACCGGCCTGCGGGACCGTGTGCAGGCGCTGGCCGCGGCCCACCCGCTGTACCCGGGCGTGAACGGCCTCAGCTGATCGTCTCCGGTGCTGCGCGGACGGGGGTCCGCGCAGCACCGGCGGCTACGCTGTTCCGAACGCGCCACTCGCACAGTTTCACCTGCCGCACCGCATCACCCGGCGCACCGCTTCACCCGCTTCACCGCATCACCCGGCGCACCGCTTCACCCGCTTCACCCGACGACGAAGGACCCGTGCTGTGACTCTTGTCCCCGAAGGCCGTAAACTCCTGCGGATCGAACAACGCAACGCCGCGACCCCCGTGGAACGCAAACCCGACTGGATCAAAGCCAAAGTCCAGATGGGACCCGAGTTCGTCGGCCTGAAGAACCTCGTCAAAAAAGAAGGCCTGCACACCGTCTGCGAAGAAGCCGGCTGCCCCAACATCTTCGAATGCTGGGAAGACAAAGAAGCGACCTTCCTCATCGGCGGCTCCGAATGCACCCGCCGCTGCGACTTCTGCCAGATCGACACCGGCAAACCCTCCCCCCTGGACCGGCTCGAACCCACCAAAGTCGCCCGCTCCGTCCAGTCCATGAACCTGCGCTACGCCACCGTCACCGGCGTGGCCCGCGATGACCTCGACGACGAAGGCGTCTGGCTCTACGCCGAAACCGTGCGCAAAATCCACGAGCTCAACCCCGGCACCGGCGTGGAACTGCTCATCCCCGACTTCTCCGGCAAACCCGAACACATCCAAGCGATCTGCGACTCCCAACCGGAAGTGTTCGCCCACAACGTCGAAACCGTCCCCCGCATCTTCAAACGCATCCGCCCCGCCTTCCGCTACGAACGCTCCCTGGATGTCATCACCCAAGGCCGCGCCCACGGCATGGTCACCAAATCCAACCTCATCCTCGGCATGGGCGAAACCCGTGAAGAAATCAGCGAAGCCCTGCACGATCTGCACCAGGCCGGCTGCGACCTGATCACCATCACCCAATACCTGCGCCCCTCCGAACGCCACCTGCCCGTGGACCGCTGGGTCAAACCCCAGGAATTCGTCGACCTCGCCGAGGAAGCCGAAGCCATCGGCTTCCTCGGCGTCATGTCCGGACCCCTGGTCCGCTCCTCCTACCGCGCCGGACGCCTCTGGGCCACCGCCATGCGCAAAAAAGGCCGCGACATCCCCGCAAACCTCGCCCACATCGCCGACGGCATCCAAGACTCCGGCACCACCCGCCAAGAAGCCCGCACCCTCATCGCCACCCAAGCCTGACGGGATCAGCTGACATGGAATCCGCGGAAGCCGGCATGCTGTCTTTACATCTCGAGGTCATCCCGACCGCCGGCATCGTGGAGGCGGTGCGGAAGGCCGTGCCGCCGTCGTCGTCCGGTTCGATCAGCATCACCTGCCTGCCCAAGCACGGGGTGGACGCCACGCTCGCGGTGGCCACGGAGCTCGCGCGGGACGGCCACCGGGTGGTGCCGCACCTCGCGGCGAAGGGGCTGGGCAGCCGGGAGCGTCTGCCCAGGTCCTGGAGGAATGCGCGGACGCGGGCGTCACCGAGCTCTTCGCGGTGGGCGGCGACGCCGGCACTCCGGCCGGGCCGTACGCCGACGGCGAGGCGCTGCTGCGGGACATCGCGGAGCTGGGCGTCGGCCGCTTCACGCTCGGCGTGGCCGGGTACCCCGAAGGGCACCCGGGGATCCCGGATCACGTGCTCCTGGAGTCCTTGCGGCGCAAACAGGAGCACGCGAGGCGGATCGTCACACAGATGTGCTTCTCGGCCGAGAGGATCGGCGAGTACGTGACCGGTCTCCGCCGTGAAGGGGTGGACCTTCCTGTGCGGGCAGGGGTGGCCGGGGCGGTCCCCACGGCACGGCTCGTGTCCCTCGCCGCGAAGATCGGGGTGGGGTCGTCCCTTCGTTTCCTCAGCGGCAAGACGTCCCTGGCGCGGAACCTCCTGCCGGGGAACCGGTACGCCCCCGAGGAGATGATCGGCCGGCTCGGCGCGCAGTCCGGAATCGACAGCGTGCAGCTGTACACCTTCAACTCGCTCGACGGGCTCCCGGCACTCGGACCCGGGAGAGCCTCGCGCGCCTGAACCGGAACCGGTCCGCCGGGCCATTCACGTCCTGTTCACCCGGCTGTATAGACAAGTGCAGTCAAGAAGCGAATGCCCTTCACTTCGCCTTCCTACGGTGGGACCGTCCCACTCCCCCCGTGAAGGATCCACTCCACCATGAAACCCCTCTCCCGCCGCACGGCGATCGCCACCTCCCTGGCCGGCCTGGCCGCCGTGGGCACTGCAACGGCAGCCCAGGCGGCCGGCGGCTCCGCACCCACCACGTCCGGCTGGGGCCGGGCCCGCAGCGTCTTCTCGGTCATCAGCGACATCCAGGGCGATCTGCACGATTTCGCCATGGCCCTGCAGGACATCGAGACCACCAACCCCCGCACCCGCAGCGCCGGCCTGGTGATCAACGGTGACATCACCCCGCGCGGCTACGACTTCGAATACACCGACGTCCGCAAGGTGCTGGACTCCAATCCGCACCCGCGGAACGCCCACTGGGTGATCGGCAACCACGAGTTCTACGTCCCCAAGTGGCTGAACCCCACCACGCTCCGTCAGGACACCTGGCCGAACGGGTGCACCGAAGAGAAGCTGTACAACAACTTCTACGACTTCACGGGCCGCAAGAAGGTCTACACCGAGGTGGACCTGGGCGGCGTCCCGGCGCTCCTGCTCGGCACCGAGAAGTACATGCACTACCACGACAGCAAGCTCTGGGACGAGGTGTGGCTGAGCGATGAGCAGTTCGCCTGGCTCGAGTCGCGCCTGGCCTCCTACGCCCGCCGTCGCAAGCCCGTGATGGTGTTCTGCCACCACCCGCTCCCGAACACCGTCTCCGGCACCCGGAACGCGCTCTACAAGAGCGATTACCTGCAAGCCGACCGGCTCCTCAGGATCCTGGGCCAGTACAAGAACGTGTTCTTCTTCAGCGGGCACACCCACTGGGACCTGAACCTCTCCGACTGGGCCGTGCGCCGCGTGGTGCCGGGCACCGGCAACCCGGAAGGTTTCATGACGGTCAACACGGGCGCCATCCAGACCCTCTGGGAGGACGACGGCCACGGCGGCGAGCGCGCCCTGGATCCCCTGGAGGCCAGCGGTCTGCAGGTGGAGGTCTCCCACGACGGCGTGCTGCTCCGGGCCCGGGACTACCGGCGTCGGCAGTGGATCAAGGAGTTGCACGTCCCGCTGTCCTTCTGAGCTCCTCTGAGCTCTTCTTCCGAGCGGCCCGGGCCCTGGCCCGTGCCGAGTGGCGGCCCGTCCGTCGCACGGAGCAACAATGCTTCCGTGCGGGGGCGGGCCGTCCGTAGTCTGGCAAGGTGACCACCTCAACCAGCTCCGGAGTGAAGCAGCTGTTCGCCTTCCCGAATCCGGTGAACGAATACGCCGCCCGCTCCACCGCGGGGATCATCGTGGTGCTGAGCGTCGTCACCCTGGTCCTCGGCCTGACGGCCGGCTGGGGCTGGCTGCTCTGGCTCATCGCCCTGGGCTTCTGGCTCCGGGTGGCCGGCGGCCCGCGGTACTCCCCCGCCGGACGCCTCGCAGTGCACGTCATCGCCCCGCGGCTCGGTGCTCCGCGCCTGGTGCCCGGCCCTCCGAAGAGGTTCGCCCAGACCATCGGCGCCGTGCTCTCGACCGCCGCGGCCATCTTCTGGACCGTCGGTCTCGCCCCGGTGGCGTGGGTCCTGCTGGGCCTGCTGATCGTGGCGGCGTCCCTCGAATCCTTCGCCGGGTTCTGCCTGGGCTGCTGGATCTTCGGCAAGCTCCAGAACGCCGGTGTCATCCCGGAGAGCGTCTGCGAGGCCTGCAACAACATCTCTCTGCGACGGGCCTGAGCCCGTCACTGCCCCCGCGGTCGGCACGCCGCGACCCGAACGCCGGACGGGCGCCCTCCTGAGGTTCAGGAGGGCGCCCGTCCGTCTCGTGACAGTGCCCGCGGCTGAAGGCGCCGCTCAGGCGTCCCGGCGCTCCACGTAGACGCGCAGGGCATCACGCACGAATTCCGCTCCGCCCTGCCCGCCGTAGTTCGCCGCGAATCGCGGGTCCGCCACGTACATCTCGGCCAGGCCGAGCAGGTACTCCTTCGGAGCACCGTCCGGATGTCCCGGCGTTCCCGGGATCCCGGAGAGCCAGGCGTCGTGCCGTGCGGCGAGAGCCTGCGCTTCGTCGCTCGCCGGGTCGGCCCCGCGGGCCGCCGCGGCCGTCCAGTCGGCTCCCAAGCGCTGCTGGCGTTCCTGCCAGGCTCGCCGCCCGTCCTCCCCCAGGCCGCGCCACCAGGCGTCCGAATCCGCGTAGGCCTTGGCGCCCCAGCGCTGCTCGACCTCTTCCTTGTACTGCGTGTGATCGAATCCATCGAACATGTCCTGTGCCATGAGACGACCACCTCCTTTCACTTGCCTGATCGTGTGCTCAACCGCCTGGATCTGACGGGCCAGCCGCTCCTGGTCCTGCCGCAGCAGGTCCAGGTGGCGGCTGAGCGCCTCCGCCGGGTCGGTCTGCCGGGACAGCACGTCGCCGATCGCCGGCAGGCCCAGCCCCAGGCCGCGGAGCAGGAGGATCCTCTGCAAGGTGAGCAGGGCGTCGCGGTCGTAATGGCGATACCCGTTGTGTCCCACCCGGCTCGGCTTCAGCAGCCCCACCTGTTCGTAGTGCCTCAGCGTGCGGCTGGTGGTCCCGGCCATGCGGGCCACTTCCTGGATGCTCCAGTCCTCGTCGTCCTCCATGATCACCAGCGTAGAAGTTGACGCAGCGTCAAGGTCAAGGGGGCGATCTCAAGTGCTCGACGGCGGCGCCCCGCGGCGTGTCAGGCACCGGCCCGATTGTCGACCAGGCGGTGAACGCGATCAGGAAACTAAGCATGCGGAAAAGCGCAGGGAAGCGAGCGGAGAGCTCACTTCCCTGCGCTTCGGCGCCTCCGGACCTAGACCAGCGCCGGCTGCCGAAGTCCCGTGAAGGTCGAGGAGTGGAACACGAGCGGGTCCACGTGCCCCTCCCGCACTTCGTGCCCATGCACGCGCAGCAGCACGACGGCGTGGTCCCCGGCCGGGACCTCCTGCTCCACCGAGCAGTCGAGCCAGAGTGCGGCGCCCGGCAGGAGCAGCGCACCTTCGCTGCTGACACTCACCGGGAGCCCGGCGAAACGGTCCCCGTCCTTGGACGCGATCTGCCGTGCGGCGTGTTCCTGATGGGCGGAGAGCACCGAGACGCCCAAGCGGGCTGACCCGCGCAGGACGGGCCAGGTGCGGCTGGAGTTCTGGACCGCGAACATCACGAGCGGCGGGTCCAGGGAGACCCCGACCGTGAACGTTGAGACCACGAGTCCCTGCGGGGCGCCGTCCACGAGGGCAGCGAGCGCCGCCACGCCACTCGGCACTTTGGCGAACGCGTGGCGCAGCTGGGTGCTGTCCGGATCACTGACGAGCGGCACGAGCGGCACCTCCCCCGAGCAGGACGGGCTGTTCCCCCGCGACGGCGCCGCCGGGGCTGCCGGGAGAGGCGGCGTCGTCGCGCTCCGCCGAAGCGTGGTGAGCGGCGAAGAGGTTCGCCGGGCGCGGCAGGCCGTAGTGCTCCCGCAGCGTGGTCCCCGTGTACTCGGTGCGGAAGAGCCCGCGCTCCTGGAGGATCGGGACCACGTCGCGCGTGAAGACGTCCAGGCCGGAGGGCAGGACGGGCGGCATGATGTTGAAACCGTCGGCGGCGCCGGTGGTGAACCAGTGCTCGATGCGGTCCGCCACCTGCTCGGCCGTCCCCGCGAAGGTCTGGTGCCCCCGGCCGCCACCGAGCCGGCCGATGATCTGCCGGACCGTCAGGCGCTCACTGCGGCCCAGCTCCACGATGAGGGTGCGGCGGCTCTTGTTGGCCTCGATCTGGGACTCCTCGGGGAGGTCGTCCGGAAGCTGCTCGTCCAGGGCCAGGCGCGACGGGTCGACGCCGATGACCCCGGCGAGGTGGCGCAGCGCGTGTTCGGGCAGGATGAGACGGTTCAGCTCCTCGTCGAGCGCGCGGGCCTCCTCCTCGGTGGCGCCGATGACGGGGACGATCCCGGGCAGGATCTTCACCGCGTCGGCGTCACGCCCCGCGAGCGCCACACGGCGCTTGAGGTCGGCGTAGAACTCCCGGGCGCTCTCGACGGTCTGGTGCGCCGTGAAGATCGCCTCGGCCCAGCGGGCGGCGAAGTCGCGTCCGCTCTCCGAGGAGCCCGCCTGGATGATGACCGGGCGGCCCTGCGGCGAGCGCGGCGCGTCGAGGGCGCCTTCCACCTGGAAGAACTCGCCACGGTGCAGCACGGGGTGGACCCGGGAGGAGTCGCCCCACACGCCGCGGTCCTTGTCCCCCACGTGGACCTCGTCCTCCCAACTGTCCCAGAGTTTCTCCGTGACCTGCAGGAATTCCTCGGCCCGAGCATAGCGGTCGGCGTGGGCCGGCTGGCTGTCCAGGGAGAAGTTGCGGGCCGCCGCGTCGCCGGCCGTGGTCACCACGTTCCAGCCCGACCGTCCGCCGCTGATCTGCTCCAGCCCGGCGAACCGGCGGGCCAGGTTGTACGGCTCGTTGTAACTCGTGGAGGCCGTGGCTACGAGTCCGATCCGCTCGGTGACGGCGGCGATGGCGGCCAGGAGAACGGTCGGTTCGATCACGCCGTAGGGGCGCTGGGTGACGTCCCCGTGCAGCAGCGGTGAGTCCGCGAAGAACACGGCGTCGAAGTGTGCCTGCTCCGCGGTCTGCGCGAGCCGCTGGTAGTGCTTCACGTCGGTGGCGGCCCGGGTGTCGCTCTCCGGCAGGCGCCAGGAGGCCTCGTGGTGCCCATTGCTCATGAGGAACGCGTTCAGGATGAGTTGGCGTGGCATGGTGTTCCTTCCTCTTCAGACAGGTCGAGTGTTCAGCGGCTGGACTCGGCCAGGCGCCAACGGGAGAAGTGGCGTTCCAGGGCCACCAGAAGGTAGTTGACGGTGAGGCCCAGCACCGCGACGGTCAGGATGCCCGCGTACATGTCGGGGATCAGGAAACTCGACTGGGCATTCGTGATCAGGTATCCGAGCCCGGCCTTGGCTCCGACCATTTCGGCGGCGATCAGGACGAGCACGGACGCGGTGCCCGCCATCCGCACGCCGGTGAAGATGGTGGGGACGGCGGAGGGCAGGATGACCTTGAGGAACAGCCGCCCGCTCCCGAGACCCAGGGTCCTCGCGGCCCTGATGAGGAGCGGATCCACGCTCCGGGCGCCCAGGATGGTGTTGAGCAGGACCGGGAAGAACGCGGCGTACGCGACGATGCTGATCTTGGAGACCTCCCCGATGCCCAGCAGCAGGGTGAACACCGGCAGCAGTGCGAGCGCCGCGGTGTTGCGGAACACCTCGAGCAGCGGATTGAGGAAGCGGTCGAGCCCGCGGTACCAGGCGATGAGGAGACCGAGAGGGACGCCCAGGCCGACCGCGATGGCGAAGCCGCTCACCGACCTGCCGAGGCTGGCCAGCACGTGCTCCTGCCACTGTCCGGACTCGATGAGCTTGCCCAGTGCGGCGAGCACCTCGTGGAGGGGCGGCAGGAAGACCCGCGTGGCCTCGTCGAGGAACAGCCCCGGGCCGAATTCCCACAGGAGCAGGAACAGCACGATCGCTCCGGTGGACCAGAGCACGCGGCCGGAGACCCTGCCGATCGCGCCTGCCACCCGCCGCACGCGCGCCCCTGCGGACGACGCCGGCGCCCCCGCCCGCTCTCCCGGACCACGCGTCGTGGGACCGTCAGCCGTGGTCACCCCACCAGGAGTGCCGTCGGCCGCCGCGGTGGCGGGCTGTGTGGACGCCGCGGAGCCGGCACCCGCCCCGGCTCGGTCCGCGACCCCGGCCGGAGCCGTCGTCGTTCCCGCCGCACCGGCAACCGGACCGGCACCCGGCTCCGTCGCCGCCGTCGTGATGATCTCGTCGTTCACCGTGCTCGTGCTCATCAGGCCGCGCTCCTCTCACGTCCGGCGCCCGCCCCGGCGGGGACCCCGGCCGGGACTGCGCCCGCCCCCGCCGGGACCTCGTCCGGTGCTGAGCCGTCCGGGCGGATCTTGGCGTGACCGGAGGCCTGAGCCCGCCGGACCTCGTCGTGCAGGAGTTCCCAGAGCAGGTGCCGCTGGCGGACGAACGCCGGGCTGGACCTCAGATCGCCCTCGGCGTCCCGGTCCCCCAGGTCGATGTCCACGATCGTCTTGACCCGCCCGGGCCGCGAACTCAGCACCGCGACCCGCTGCCCCAGGTACACCGCCTCGTCGATCCCGTGGGTGATGAAGATGATGGTCTTGCCAGTCCGCTGCCAGAGCCGGACCAGTTCGTCCTGGAGCTGTTCGCGGGTCTGGGCGTCCAGCGCCGCGAACGGCTCGTCCATCAGGAGGACGTCCGGTTCATAGGCCAGGCTCCGGGCGATCGCCACGCGCTGCCGCATGCCACCCGAGAGCTCGTGCGGGTACCGGTCCTCGAACCCGTCCAGTCCCACGAGGGACAGATATTCGAGGGCCCGGGCCCGGCGTTCCTTCCGGTTCAGGGACTTGCCGTCGAGCTGACGGTCCTCCAGACCGAACGCCACGTTCTCCGCGGCGGTGCGCCACGGGAAGAGGGCGTACTGCTGGAACACCACGGCCCGGTCCGGACCGGGACCCGTGACGGGACGGCCGTCCAGGAGGACCTCCCCGCTGTCCGGCGAGGCGAGGCCCGCGAGGATGTCGAGCAGGGTGGTCTTGCCGGAACCGCTCGGCCCCACGAGGGTCAGGAACTCCCCGGCCGCCACGTCCAGGCTCACGTCCTGGAGCGCGGTGAGGCGGACGCCTTCTCCGGACTTCGACCCCTTGCCGGGCCGCAGGCGGAAGGACTTGCTGACGTTCCGGAGGCTGATCTTCGGGGTGCTCATTTCTTGCCCTCCGTCCCGGTGCCCGCGAGCGCGTTGAACTCATTCGTGTAGTACTTGGACGCCTGCACATCCTTGTTGAGGATCCCGGTGTCCTTGAGCCAGGTGTTCCAGCGCTGGAAGTCCTCGTCCTGGATCGCGCCGTTCGCCGGGATGGCGATGCTCTTGAAGTACTTGAGGGTCGCGGTGCTCTCGTTGCGGTGCCGCTTGGTGATGATGTCGGTGAACCGCTGGATGACGGTGGCACGGGGCGTGGTGCTCGCCCACTGGATCGCCTTGGCCACGCCGGTGGTGAAGGTGCGCACCGTGTCCGGGTTCTTCGCGATGAAGTCGTTCCGGAAGACGTACTGGCCTCCGGCGAACGCCCCGAACAGCCCGTAGTCGCTGAAGAGGGACCGCAGCCCGCCCGTGGCCACCGCGTTGTCCTGGAGCACGCCGCTGAGTGCGCCGGCGTCGACCTGTCCATGGCGGATCGCCTGTTCGGTGTCGTTCGGCGCGACCACCACGAGCTGGACCTGCTTGATCTCGTCCTTGCTGAGGCCGTTCTTCTGCAGATACGTGGTGATCACGGCGTCCGCGTGGGCGCCCAGGGTGTTGACGGCGATCTTCCGGCCGATCAGGTCCTTCGCGGTCTTGATCGGGCTGTCCGCCTTCACATAGAACCCGTAGAAGGACTTCGCGTCGGAGCCGTAATAGTTGATCACGGCCTTGACCGGGGCGCCCGCCTCCTGGAGCTTCACCACGGCCCCGGCAAACGCTCCGCCGAACTCCGTGTTGCCCGTGGCCGCATTCTGGATGCTGGCCGGGCCGCTGATGGTGTTGCCCACCCAGTCGAGCTTCAGGTCTCCCAGGTAGCCGAGATCCGCCGCCAGCTCGGGCAGCGTGACGCTGTTGGCGCTGCCTTCGTAGCGGAGCGTCTTGACCTGGTCCTTCGCGCTCTGGGCCGTGGCGGCCCCGCCGCAGGCGCTCAGCACGAGTGCGGTGGCACTCATGATCGCGGCTGCGATCACAGTCCTGCTCACGGTTCTCTTGCTGGTGCGCTGGCCCACGGGGCTTCTCCTCGATTGCTCTGGCGGACCCGGTGGCCCGCCGTGTGGGAACCATCTGAGCAGAAGCGGAACGGAAATTCGCGGGTCCGTTCACGGGAGGAAAGGCGGCTCAACATTGCGCGCCGGCCGGGCGTGCGACGGCGGATGACGCCCGGCGTCGCCCCGTGAGCTTCGGCGCGGCGCGCCGCACTCGGAGGAGGCGCACCGGCGGGCCCGGTGTGACGCTCCGTGGCGCACGATCACGCCGTGTGAAGCCGGATCACGGCGCATTGCGCGATGCCGGCCGCACCCCGCGCCGCCCGATGGCGGAGATTCGTGACAGAGAAAGTCGCTCCGTGACCCGGCTTCCGGACACGGAAAAGGGGACGGCCTGAAGCCGTCCCCTCGTCCACTCACACACTGCTCTCACCAGTAATGCGCCACATCCACCACCAGGCGGGATCCTCCCCCCGGTCCGTCCAGGATGAACGCCCGGAACGGCAGCCGGGCCCTCACACCCAGGCCGATCGACGTCTTGCCCTCGAAGGAGCCGGCGAACGCCACCTGGCGGAAGGCCGAGTAGCCGGAGACGTTGGACAGTTCCCGGGGAT
This portion of the Arthrobacter woluwensis genome encodes:
- the glyA gene encoding serine hydroxymethyltransferase, which translates into the protein MSAAVTEYEQVVPASLNASLAELDPEVAAKIDDELHRQREGLEMIASENHTAFAVMQAQGSVLTNKYAEGYPGKRYYGGCEHVDVIEQLAIDRIKDLFGAEFANVQPHSGAQANASVMHALIKPGDTIMGLNLAHGGHLTHGMRINFSGKLYNVVPYGVREDTHTVDMAEVERLAQEHRPALIVAGWSAYARQLDFAEFRRIADSVGAYLMVDMAHFAGLVAAGLHPSPVPHAHVTTSTTHKTLAGPRGGIILSNDADIAKKINSAVFPGQQGGPLEHVIAGKAVAFKIAASEEFRERQERVLAGARILAERLTRPDVAGKGISVVSGGTDVHLVLVDLRDCDLNGQQAEDRLAAIDITVNRNAVPFDPRPPMVTSGLRIGTPALATRGFGEAAFREVADVIAEALIADDDADLTGLRDRVQALAAAHPLYPGVNGLS
- the lipA gene encoding lipoyl synthase is translated as MTLVPEGRKLLRIEQRNAATPVERKPDWIKAKVQMGPEFVGLKNLVKKEGLHTVCEEAGCPNIFECWEDKEATFLIGGSECTRRCDFCQIDTGKPSPLDRLEPTKVARSVQSMNLRYATVTGVARDDLDDEGVWLYAETVRKIHELNPGTGVELLIPDFSGKPEHIQAICDSQPEVFAHNVETVPRIFKRIRPAFRYERSLDVITQGRAHGMVTKSNLILGMGETREEISEALHDLHQAGCDLITITQYLRPSERHLPVDRWVKPQEFVDLAEEAEAIGFLGVMSGPLVRSSYRAGRLWATAMRKKGRDIPANLAHIADGIQDSGTTRQEARTLIATQA
- a CDS encoding methylenetetrahydrofolate reductase encodes the protein MGGDAGTPAGPYADGEALLRDIAELGVGRFTLGVAGYPEGHPGIPDHVLLESLRRKQEHARRIVTQMCFSAERIGEYVTGLRREGVDLPVRAGVAGAVPTARLVSLAAKIGVGSSLRFLSGKTSLARNLLPGNRYAPEEMIGRLGAQSGIDSVQLYTFNSLDGLPALGPGRASRA
- a CDS encoding DUF4073 domain-containing protein — protein: MKPLSRRTAIATSLAGLAAVGTATAAQAAGGSAPTTSGWGRARSVFSVISDIQGDLHDFAMALQDIETTNPRTRSAGLVINGDITPRGYDFEYTDVRKVLDSNPHPRNAHWVIGNHEFYVPKWLNPTTLRQDTWPNGCTEEKLYNNFYDFTGRKKVYTEVDLGGVPALLLGTEKYMHYHDSKLWDEVWLSDEQFAWLESRLASYARRRKPVMVFCHHPLPNTVSGTRNALYKSDYLQADRLLRILGQYKNVFFFSGHTHWDLNLSDWAVRRVVPGTGNPEGFMTVNTGAIQTLWEDDGHGGERALDPLEASGLQVEVSHDGVLLRARDYRRRQWIKELHVPLSF
- a CDS encoding DUF4395 domain-containing protein, giving the protein MTTSTSSGVKQLFAFPNPVNEYAARSTAGIIVVLSVVTLVLGLTAGWGWLLWLIALGFWLRVAGGPRYSPAGRLAVHVIAPRLGAPRLVPGPPKRFAQTIGAVLSTAAAIFWTVGLAPVAWVLLGLLIVAASLESFAGFCLGCWIFGKLQNAGVIPESVCEACNNISLRRA
- a CDS encoding MerR family transcriptional regulator, which translates into the protein MEDDEDWSIQEVARMAGTTSRTLRHYEQVGLLKPSRVGHNGYRHYDRDALLTLQRILLLRGLGLGLPAIGDVLSRQTDPAEALSRHLDLLRQDQERLARQIQAVEHTIRQVKGGGRLMAQDMFDGFDHTQYKEEVEQRWGAKAYADSDAWWRGLGEDGRRAWQERQQRLGADWTAAAARGADPASDEAQALAARHDAWLSGIPGTPGHPDGAPKEYLLGLAEMYVADPRFAANYGGQGGAEFVRDALRVYVERRDA
- a CDS encoding flavin reductase family protein; protein product: MPLVSDPDSTQLRHAFAKVPSGVAALAALVDGAPQGLVVSTFTVGVSLDPPLVMFAVQNSSRTWPVLRGSARLGVSVLSAHQEHAARQIASKDGDRFAGLPVSVSSEGALLLPGAALWLDCSVEQEVPAGDHAVVLLRVHGHEVREGHVDPLVFHSSTFTGLRQPALV
- a CDS encoding LLM class flavin-dependent oxidoreductase produces the protein MPRQLILNAFLMSNGHHEASWRLPESDTRAATDVKHYQRLAQTAEQAHFDAVFFADSPLLHGDVTQRPYGVIEPTVLLAAIAAVTERIGLVATASTSYNEPYNLARRFAGLEQISGGRSGWNVVTTAGDAAARNFSLDSQPAHADRYARAEEFLQVTEKLWDSWEDEVHVGDKDRGVWGDSSRVHPVLHRGEFFQVEGALDAPRSPQGRPVIIQAGSSESGRDFAARWAEAIFTAHQTVESAREFYADLKRRVALAGRDADAVKILPGIVPVIGATEEEARALDEELNRLILPEHALRHLAGVIGVDPSRLALDEQLPDDLPEESQIEANKSRRTLIVELGRSERLTVRQIIGRLGGGRGHQTFAGTAEQVADRIEHWFTTGAADGFNIMPPVLPSGLDVFTRDVVPILQERGLFRTEYTGTTLREHYGLPRPANLFAAHHASAERDDAASPGSPGGAVAGEQPVLLGGGAARAARQ
- a CDS encoding ABC transporter permease, with protein sequence MSTSTVNDEIITTAATEPGAGPVAGAAGTTTAPAGVADRAGAGAGSAASTQPATAAADGTPGGVTTADGPTTRGPGERAGAPASSAGARVRRVAGAIGRVSGRVLWSTGAIVLFLLLWEFGPGLFLDEATRVFLPPLHEVLAALGKLIESGQWQEHVLASLGRSVSGFAIAVGLGVPLGLLIAWYRGLDRFLNPLLEVFRNTAALALLPVFTLLLGIGEVSKISIVAYAAFFPVLLNTILGARSVDPLLIRAARTLGLGSGRLFLKVILPSAVPTIFTGVRMAGTASVLVLIAAEMVGAKAGLGYLITNAQSSFLIPDMYAGILTVAVLGLTVNYLLVALERHFSRWRLAESSR
- a CDS encoding ABC transporter ATP-binding protein, yielding MSTPKISLRNVSKSFRLRPGKGSKSGEGVRLTALQDVSLDVAAGEFLTLVGPSGSGKTTLLDILAGLASPDSGEVLLDGRPVTGPGPDRAVVFQQYALFPWRTAAENVAFGLEDRQLDGKSLNRKERRARALEYLSLVGLDGFEDRYPHELSGGMRQRVAIARSLAYEPDVLLMDEPFAALDAQTREQLQDELVRLWQRTGKTIIFITHGIDEAVYLGQRVAVLSSRPGRVKTIVDIDLGDRDAEGDLRSSPAFVRQRHLLWELLHDEVRRAQASGHAKIRPDGSAPDEVPAGAGAVPAGVPAGAGAGRERSAA
- a CDS encoding ABC transporter substrate-binding protein; its protein translation is MGQRTSKRTVSRTVIAAAIMSATALVLSACGGAATAQSAKDQVKTLRYEGSANSVTLPELAADLGYLGDLKLDWVGNTISGPASIQNAATGNTEFGGAFAGAVVKLQEAGAPVKAVINYYGSDAKSFYGFYVKADSPIKTAKDLIGRKIAVNTLGAHADAVITTYLQKNGLSKDEIKQVQLVVVAPNDTEQAIRHGQVDAGALSGVLQDNAVATGGLRSLFSDYGLFGAFAGGQYVFRNDFIAKNPDTVRTFTTGVAKAIQWASTTPRATVIQRFTDIITKRHRNESTATLKYFKSIAIPANGAIQDEDFQRWNTWLKDTGILNKDVQASKYYTNEFNALAGTGTEGKK